A genomic segment from Spinacia oleracea cultivar Varoflay chromosome 3, BTI_SOV_V1, whole genome shotgun sequence encodes:
- the LOC130469724 gene encoding uncharacterized protein, protein MAKELIHGGFSESYGLLPAYAEMIKRTNPGSYALVTWTKEIVGATPHFKSCFFSFACMIKGFFEGCRPIIGIDGAHLSGTYKGQMLTAIAIDGNNEIFPIAYGIVDGETGDTWAYFFRCLRQMFRNFGVHREDWTFISDRMRGVDGAVYEVFPQATRRVCAQHLYSNCKQAGWHGTAFHKSFWVAANAYNPYVYNKAMEKIAKIDPKAVDYLSQVPEQWSRHKFEPHVVCDHNTTNFVESFNACTKPFRDMPVYTLMEEARSWCMKKIGSRFDKAVEMGPNQLTEYAAGLLGEGNIYEVKEGDVKYPIKFDARTCGCGVWQISGIPCRHGLRVIYHQRLEATDFVSHYFKGQAYKLTYSEHIHPMPDPTQWPSFDLPIILPPPMKRASGRPPKLRKRGKHDPKRGKRNSTVRCAAAAGSQQGRDQGASSSQQQRNASSKGKRKRT, encoded by the exons ATGGCTAAGGAGTTGATTCATGGGGGGTTTAGTGAGTCCTATGGTCTGCTGCCAGCTTATGCAGAGATGATCAAGAGGACAAATCCCGGAAGCTATGCTCTTGTGACATGGACTAAGGAGATTGTTGGTGCAACCCCTCACTTTAAGTCATGTTTCTTTTCCTTTGCTTGCATGATCAAGGGGTTTTTTGAAGGTTGTAGGCCAATTATTGGCATTGATGGTGCTCACCTCAGTGGAACCTACAAGGGACAAATGCTCACTGCAATTGCCATAGATGGGAACAATGAGATATTCCCAATTGCTTATGGGATTGTTGATGGAGAAACTGGAGACACTTGGGCATACTTCTTCAGATGCTTGAGACAAATGTTCAGAAACTTTGGTGTGCACAGAGAGGACTGGACTTTCATAAGTGACAGAATGAGG GGTGTGGATGGTGCTGTTTATGAAGTGTTCCCCCAAGCAACAAGGAGAGTGTGTGCCCAACACTTGTACTCCAACTGTAAACAAGCTGGCTGGCATGGAACTGCCTTCCATAAGTCCTTCTGGGTTGCTGCAAATGCATACAACCCATATGTGTACAACAAGGCAATGGAGAAGATTGCCAAAATTGATCCAAAGGCTGTGGATTATCTGTCCCAAGTGCCAGAGCAGTGGTCAAGGCACAAGTTTGAACCGCATGTGGTTTGTGATCACAACACCACCAATTTTGTTGAATCTTTCAACGCTTGTACCAAGCCTTTTAGAGACATGCCAGTGTACACTCTCATGGAAG AGGCTAGGAGTTGGTGCATGAAGAAGATTGGGTCTAGATTTGACAAGGCTGTAGAAATGGGACCAAACCAATTGACTGAATATGCTGCTGGG TTGCTGGGGGAGGGGAATATATATGAAGTGAAAGAGGGGGATGTCAAATACCCTATTAAGTTTGATGCAAGGACTTGTGGTTGTGGAGTATGGCAAATATCTGGCATACCTTGCAGACATGGCCTTAGGGTTATTTACCACCAAAGACTTGAGGCTACTGATTTTGTGTCTCACTACTTCAAAGGGCAAGCATACAAGTTAACTTACTCAGAGCACATACACCCCATGCCTGACCCAACCCAATGGCCTTCTTTTGACCTTCCTATTATCCTCCCACCACCCATGAAGAGAGCATCTGGTAGACCCCCTAAACTGAGAAAAAGAGGTAAACATGATCcaaaaaggggaaagagaaatagCACTGTGAGGTGTG CTGCTGCAGCTGGTTCACAGCAAGGGAGAGATCAAGGTGCTTCCAGTTCACAGCAACAACGTAATGCATCAAGTAAGGGAAAAAGGAAGCGTacttga
- the LOC110804625 gene encoding serine carboxypeptidase-like, with product MEKLIVVVTALFILFSFASAKFSIFNEFGADNPSKELNLFPKNPINIINSSDNVDFSQSGQELVEKRFKFPNFYDPKGASVEELGHHAGYYQIQRSHNARMFYFFFESRNRKEDPVVIWLTGGPGCSSELALFYENGPFKIANNLSLVWNEYGWDQAANLIFVDQPIGTGFSYSTDRRDIRRDESGISNDLYDFLQAFFTEHPDFSKNDFYITGESYAGHYIPAFAACVHRGNKAKKGIHINLKGFAIGNGLTDPAVQYKAYPDYALEMGLIKKSSYNVITKMVPLCETAVKLCGTKGTVSCMASYLLCNTIFASIKLQIGGTNYYDIRKKCEGPLCYDFSNMEKLLNQQSVRTALGVGDIDFQSCSTTVHQALLVDWMRNLEVGIPALLEDGIQLLVYAGEYDLICNWLGNSRWVHAMKWSCQQDFETSAEVPFEVDGYEAGILKSHGPLSFLKVHDAGHMVPMDQPKAALEMLRRWTQGSLLSSTSLPEILVASQ from the exons ATGGAAAAGTTGATCGTTGTCGTCACTGCCCTTTTCATCCTCTTTTCCTTCGCCTCagccaagttttcaattttcaatgaaTTTGGGGCCGATAATCCCAGCAAAGAGCTCaatttgttccctaaaaacccAATTAACATAATCAATAGCTCTGACAATGTCGATTTTTCTCAAAGTGGCCAAGAACTCGTCGAAAAGAGGTTTAAATTTCCCAATTTCTACGACCCTAAAGGTGCCTCTGTTGAAGAATTGGGCCATCACGCTGGTTATTATCAGATTCAACGCTCTCATAATGCAAG GATGTTCTACTTTTTCTTTGAATCACGGAACAGAAAAGAAGACCCTGTTGTTATCTGGTTAACTGGAGGGCCTGGTTGCAGCAGTGAGTTGGCTCTCTTTTATGAAAATGGGCCATTCAAGATTGCGAACAACCTGTCCCTTGTGTGGAATGAGTATGGCTGGGACCAG GCTGCCAACCTTATCTTTGTTGACCAGCCTATTGGGACTGGATTCAGTTACTCCACTGACAGACGTGATATACGACGTGATGAGAGTGGGATTAGCAATGATTTGTATGACTTTTTACAG GCATTTTTTACCGAGCACCCagatttttcaaaaaatgacTTCTACATCACTGGAGAATCATATGCTGGTCACTACATTCCTGCCTTTGCTGCTTGTGTTCATAGAGGCAACAAAGCTAAGAAAGGAATCCATATCAACCTCAAG GGATTTGCTATTGGGAATGGGCTAACTGATCCTGCAGTGCAGTATAAAGCTTATCCTGATTATGCACTAGAGATGGGTTTGATCAAGAAATCATCTTACAATGTGATCACCAAGATGGTTCCTCTGTGTGAAACGGCAGTAAAACTCTGTG GTACAAAGGGTACAGTCTCTTGTATGGCTTCATACCTACTATGCAACACAATATTTGCAAGCATTAAACTGCAAATTGGTGGTACTAAT TATTATGATATCAGGAAAAAGTGTGAGGGTCCCCTCTGCTATGACTTCTCAAACATGGAAAAGTTGTTAAATCAGCAATCTGTTAGGACTGCCCTTGGTGTTGGTGACATTGATTTCCAGTCTTGTAGCACCACTGTGCATCAGGCCTTGCTTGTTGATTGGATGAGAAATCTTGAGGTTGGCATCCCAGCTCTTCTTGAGGATGGGATTCAGTTGCTTGTATATGCTGGAGAATACGATCTCATCTGCAATTGGCTTG GTAACTCAAGATGGGTACACGCTATGAAATGGAGTTGTCAGCAAGATTTTGAAACATCAGCTGAGGTTCCTTTTGAAGTTGATGGCTACGAGGCAGGAATACTTAAGAGCCATGGCCCTCTGAGTTTCCTCAAG GTTCATGACGCTGGTCATATGGTTCCTATGGATCAACCCAAGGCAGCCTTAGAAATGCTGAGGAGATGGACCCAAGGTTCACTTTTGTCGTCAACTTCCCTTCCTGAAATTTTAGTTGCTTCACAGTGA
- the LOC110781623 gene encoding ARM REPEAT PROTEIN INTERACTING WITH ABF2-like: MLRSEDPAIHYEAVGVIGNLVHSSPSIKKDVLLAGALQPVIGLLNSCCSESQREAALLLGQFASADSDSKVHIVQRGAVPPLIVMLQSPDAQLREMSAFALGRLAQDSHNQAGIVQCGGIVPLLKLLDSKNGPLQHNAAFALYGLADNEDNVADLIKIGGVQKLEEGDFIVQRNFLIASS; encoded by the exons ATGCTTCGTTCCGAGGATCCAGCTATTCACTATGAAGCG GTTGGTGTTATTGGGAATTTGGTCCACTCATCTCCTAGCATAAAGAAAGATGTTCTCCTAGCTGGTGCCTTGCAACCTGTCATTGGGCTGCTCAA CTCCTGCTGTTCTGAGAGCCAAAGAGAAGCAGCTTTACTCCTTGGGCAGTTTGCCTCGGCTGATTCAGATTCCAAG GTACACATAGTCCAGCGAGGTGCTGTCCCACCTTTGATTGTGATGCTTCAGTCGCCAGATGCACAGCTTCGAGAAATGTCAGCTTTTGCTCTTGGAAGGTTGGCTCAG GATTCACACAATCAAGCTGGTATAGTTCAATGTGGCGGTATCGTGCCATTGTTAAAACTTCTTGATTCAAAAAATGGTCCTCTACAGCACAATGCTGCATTTGCTTTATATGGTCTTGCAGACAATGAG GATAATGTTGCAGATCTTATTAAAATTGGTGGTGTTCAGAAGCTCGAAGAAGGGGATTTCATAGTTCAG AGGAACTTTTTAATTGCGTCCTCATGA